From the genome of Bradyrhizobium elkanii USDA 76, one region includes:
- a CDS encoding D-amino-acid transaminase yields MEKIAYVNGSFVPHSEAKVSVFDRGFLFADGIYEVAAVLEGKLIDNASHLARLKRSVGEIQLALPETLERIEEIQKELVARNDLVNGMVYLEVTRGADKGRDFAFPKADVKPTLVMFTSEKDIINAPSAKTGINVITVPDIRWERRDIKSVALLAQVLAKQAAAAAGAGEAWMIEDGKVTEGGSSSSFIVTHDDVIVTRQNGNEILPGCTRKAVVKLAEERQLRIEERTFTVEEALAAKEAFITSASVFVQGVVAIDGKKIGGGKVGPITDRLREIYIEFARATAV; encoded by the coding sequence GTGGAAAAGATCGCTTACGTCAACGGCTCGTTCGTGCCGCATTCGGAGGCCAAGGTCTCGGTGTTCGACCGCGGATTCCTGTTCGCCGACGGCATCTACGAGGTGGCGGCGGTGCTCGAGGGCAAGCTGATCGACAACGCCTCGCATCTGGCGCGGCTCAAGCGTTCGGTCGGCGAGATCCAGCTCGCGTTGCCGGAGACGCTGGAGCGGATCGAGGAGATCCAGAAGGAGCTGGTTGCGCGCAACGACCTCGTCAACGGCATGGTCTATCTCGAGGTCACCCGCGGCGCCGACAAGGGCCGCGACTTCGCCTTCCCGAAGGCCGACGTCAAGCCGACCCTCGTGATGTTCACCTCGGAAAAGGACATCATCAACGCGCCCTCGGCCAAGACCGGCATCAACGTCATCACGGTGCCCGACATCCGCTGGGAACGGCGCGACATCAAGAGCGTGGCGCTGCTCGCGCAGGTGCTGGCCAAGCAGGCGGCCGCCGCGGCCGGCGCCGGCGAAGCCTGGATGATCGAGGACGGCAAGGTCACCGAGGGCGGCTCGTCCTCGTCCTTCATCGTCACCCACGACGATGTCATCGTGACCCGGCAGAACGGCAACGAGATCCTGCCTGGCTGCACCCGCAAGGCCGTGGTCAAGCTCGCCGAGGAGCGCCAGCTGCGCATCGAGGAGCGCACCTTCACGGTCGAGGAAGCGCTCGCGGCCAAGGAAGCCTTCATCACCAGCGCTTCCGTGTTCGTGCAGGGCGTGGTCGCGATCGACGGCAAGAAGATCGGAGGCGGCAAGGTCGGCCCGATCACCGACCGCCTGCGCGAGATCTACATCGAGTTCGCCCGCGCGACGGCGGTTTAG
- a CDS encoding alpha/beta fold hydrolase, with protein sequence MSGKIMNGHIEPMIGRYVHVEIGGELHRIYFEENGTGIPLVCLHTAGSDARQWRHLLADAQFAENFRIIAFDMPWHGKSNPPMSWTGDEYQLTTARYTETIRAFCRALRLEKPVVMGCSIGGRIVLNLAIEYAAEFRALIGLEAADFQAPWYDTNWLNRPDVHGGEVCAALVSGLIAPQSPEPARMETLWAYKQGGPGVFKGDLYFYRVDGDLRGRVASIETKVCKLYLLTGEYDFSCTPEDTRRTAAAIGGASVTIMEKLGHFPMSENPEQFRRYIAPVLADILTQ encoded by the coding sequence ATGAGCGGCAAGATCATGAACGGTCACATCGAGCCGATGATCGGCCGCTACGTTCACGTCGAGATCGGTGGCGAGCTGCACCGCATCTATTTCGAGGAGAACGGCACGGGCATTCCGCTGGTCTGCCTGCACACCGCGGGATCGGACGCGCGGCAATGGCGCCATCTGCTCGCGGATGCGCAATTTGCCGAAAATTTCCGCATCATTGCCTTCGATATGCCCTGGCATGGCAAGTCGAATCCGCCGATGAGCTGGACCGGCGATGAATACCAACTCACCACTGCGCGCTACACCGAGACCATCCGCGCTTTCTGCCGTGCGCTGCGGCTGGAGAAGCCTGTCGTGATGGGCTGCTCGATCGGCGGCCGCATCGTGCTTAACCTTGCGATCGAATATGCCGCCGAGTTCCGCGCGCTGATCGGGCTCGAGGCTGCCGATTTCCAGGCGCCGTGGTATGACACCAACTGGCTGAACCGGCCGGACGTTCACGGCGGCGAAGTCTGCGCCGCGCTGGTGTCCGGGCTGATCGCGCCGCAAAGCCCTGAGCCTGCGCGGATGGAAACACTGTGGGCCTACAAGCAGGGCGGCCCCGGCGTGTTCAAGGGCGACCTGTATTTCTACCGTGTCGACGGCGACCTGCGCGGCCGGGTCGCGTCAATCGAGACTAAAGTATGCAAGCTCTATCTCCTCACGGGCGAGTATGATTTCTCCTGCACGCCCGAGGACACGAGGCGGACCGCAGCGGCAATAGGGGGCGCCAGCGTCACGATCATGGAGAAGCTCGGTCATTTTCCGATGAGCGAGAATCCGGAACAGTTTCGCCGCTACATCGCACCCGTCCTCGCCGATATTCTCACACAGTAA
- a CDS encoding amino acid ABC transporter ATP-binding protein — translation MIEINHVNKWYGPSFQVLKDCTTSVAKGEVVVVCGPSGSGKSTLIKCVNALEPIQGGDITLDGVKVNDPKTDLPKLRSRVGMVFQHFELFPHLRIIDNLRLAQEKVLGRKAEDATAKGMKLLERVGLKDHAKKFPAELSGGQQQRVAIARALAMDPIAMLFDEPTSALDPEMISEVLDVMVDLAREGMTMMVVTHEMGFANKVADRVIFMDRGEIVEDAKKADFFGTPRSDRAQKFLSKILQH, via the coding sequence ATGATCGAGATCAACCACGTCAATAAATGGTACGGGCCGTCCTTCCAGGTGCTGAAGGACTGCACCACCAGCGTCGCCAAGGGCGAGGTGGTGGTGGTCTGCGGTCCGTCCGGCTCGGGCAAGTCCACCCTGATCAAATGCGTCAACGCGCTGGAACCGATCCAGGGCGGCGACATCACGCTCGACGGCGTCAAGGTCAACGATCCCAAGACCGATTTGCCGAAGCTGCGCTCGCGCGTCGGCATGGTGTTCCAGCACTTCGAACTGTTTCCGCACTTACGGATCATCGACAATCTCCGCCTCGCGCAGGAGAAGGTGCTCGGCCGCAAGGCTGAGGACGCCACCGCCAAGGGCATGAAGCTTTTGGAGCGCGTCGGGCTGAAGGATCATGCCAAGAAGTTTCCGGCGGAGTTGTCCGGCGGCCAGCAGCAGCGCGTCGCGATCGCGCGGGCGCTGGCGATGGATCCGATCGCGATGCTGTTCGACGAGCCGACCTCGGCGCTCGACCCGGAAATGATCAGCGAGGTGCTCGACGTGATGGTCGACCTCGCCCGCGAGGGCATGACCATGATGGTCGTGACCCACGAAATGGGTTTTGCCAACAAGGTCGCCGATCGCGTCATCTTCATGGACCGCGGCGAGATCGTCGAGGACGCCAAGAAGGCCGACTTCTTCGGCACGCCCCGCAGCGACCGCGCGCAGAAGTTCTTGTCGAAGATCCTGCAGCACTGA
- a CDS encoding amino acid ABC transporter permease — translation MNYNWNWHIFLEPNPMGTGTYLDLLLAGLVVTIKVSVLAWIIALVSGSVIGVLRTLPSRTASWIGFCWVEFFRNMPLLVQLFLWFFVLPELLPRSAGLWLKQLPNAPFWTAAIGVGFFMSARVAVQLQAGITSLPRGQKQASTALGLTTVQTYRYVLLPMAFRIILPPLTSEFLNTIKNSAVAITIGLIELTGQARSMQEFSFQVFEAFTAATVLYLLLNFVVVTAMRFLERYVAIPGYITGK, via the coding sequence GTGAACTACAATTGGAACTGGCACATCTTCCTTGAGCCGAACCCGATGGGGACCGGCACCTATCTCGACCTGCTGTTGGCGGGGCTGGTGGTCACCATCAAGGTGTCGGTGCTGGCCTGGATCATCGCGCTGGTGTCCGGCTCGGTGATCGGCGTGCTGCGCACGCTGCCGTCGCGGACCGCCTCGTGGATCGGCTTCTGCTGGGTCGAGTTCTTCCGCAACATGCCGCTCTTGGTGCAGCTGTTCCTGTGGTTCTTCGTGCTGCCCGAACTGTTGCCGCGGTCGGCCGGGCTATGGCTGAAGCAGTTGCCGAACGCGCCGTTCTGGACCGCCGCGATCGGCGTCGGCTTCTTCATGTCGGCGCGCGTCGCCGTGCAATTGCAGGCCGGCATCACCTCGCTGCCGCGCGGGCAGAAGCAGGCCTCGACCGCGCTCGGCCTCACCACGGTGCAGACCTATCGCTACGTGCTGCTGCCGATGGCATTCCGCATCATCCTGCCGCCGCTGACCTCCGAATTCCTCAACACCATCAAGAACAGCGCGGTCGCCATCACCATCGGCCTGATCGAACTGACCGGCCAGGCTCGCTCGATGCAGGAGTTCTCGTTCCAGGTGTTCGAGGCGTTCACGGCGGCGACCGTGCTCTACCTGCTCCTCAATTTCGTCGTGGTGACCGCGATGCGCTTCCTCGAGCGCTACGTCGCGATCCCCGGCTACATCACGGGCAAATGA
- a CDS encoding amino acid ABC transporter permease, which yields MIGSFDFDVIRRSLPYLFLEGMRFTLTLTALAAFGGLVFGTLIALMRLSSYKVLGRIAGFYVDFIRSLPLVLVIFWFYFLVPYIGQWLTGASRPITVGAFASSLITFIAFEAAYFSEIMRAGIQSISKGQPAAASALGLTYAQSMRYVVLPQAFRNMLPVLLTQTIVLFQDTSLVYVLSIPDFLGAASKVAQRDGRLVEMYLFAALVYFVISCVASYGVRRLQARIAIVR from the coding sequence ATGATCGGCAGTTTCGATTTCGACGTCATCCGCCGCTCGCTGCCCTACCTGTTCCTGGAGGGCATGCGCTTCACGCTGACCTTGACCGCGCTCGCCGCGTTCGGCGGCCTGGTGTTCGGCACGCTGATCGCCCTGATGCGGCTATCGAGCTACAAGGTGCTCGGGCGCATCGCGGGCTTCTATGTCGACTTCATCCGCTCGCTGCCGCTGGTGCTGGTGATCTTCTGGTTCTACTTCCTGGTGCCGTATATCGGGCAGTGGCTGACCGGCGCGTCGCGGCCGATCACGGTCGGCGCCTTCGCCTCGTCGCTGATCACCTTCATCGCGTTCGAGGCGGCGTATTTCTCCGAGATCATGCGCGCCGGCATCCAGTCGATCTCGAAGGGGCAGCCGGCCGCGGCCAGCGCGCTCGGCCTGACCTATGCGCAGTCGATGCGCTACGTCGTGCTGCCGCAGGCGTTCCGCAACATGCTGCCGGTGCTGCTGACGCAGACCATCGTGCTGTTTCAGGACACCTCGCTGGTCTATGTGCTGTCGATCCCGGATTTCCTCGGCGCCGCCAGCAAGGTCGCGCAGCGCGACGGCCGCCTGGTCGAAATGTACCTGTTCGCCGCGCTGGTCTACTTCGTCATTTCCTGTGTCGCGTCCTACGGCGTTCGCCGCCTGCAGGCGCGGATCGCCATCGTTCGCTGA
- a CDS encoding MDR family MFS transporter: MTALQPTADAANAAALPAPASPSAPAIPTKTWIAVIGATLGAFMAVLNIQIVNASLADVQGAIGAGIDDGGWISTSYLIAEIVVIPLSGWLAQVFSVRIYLLTNAALFLVFSAACALAQDLPQMIALRAVQGFTGGVLIPMAFTLIITLLPKAKQPIGLALFALSATFAPAIGPTIGGYLTENWGWQYIFYVNLVPGAVMIAMLYVSLDPSPMKLSLIRHGDWLGIITMAIGLAALQTVLEEGNKDDWFGSPFVVRLSVIAAVALVAFLIVEFTVEKPLLNLRLLARRNFGFGMLANFLLGIALYGSVFILPQYLSRIQGYNAEQIGMVLAWTGLPQLVLIPLVPRLMQRFDPRIIISVGFALFAGSNFMNIFMTNDYATDQLFWPNIVRAIGQALVMAPLSAVATAGIELENAGSASALFNMMRNLGGAVGIAVLQTLLTKREQYHSNVLMQSVSLLEQATRSRIEQLTQYFMNHGVADQATAAHRAIAAIGKVVQKQAYILAFSDTFYLLGVALIIALAATLFLKKPGQLAGGGAH, from the coding sequence ATGACCGCACTTCAGCCCACAGCCGACGCAGCGAACGCCGCCGCGCTCCCCGCCCCCGCATCGCCGTCGGCGCCGGCTATCCCCACGAAAACCTGGATCGCGGTGATCGGGGCGACGCTCGGCGCGTTCATGGCGGTGCTCAACATCCAGATCGTCAACGCCTCGCTCGCCGATGTGCAGGGCGCGATCGGCGCAGGGATCGACGACGGCGGCTGGATCTCGACCTCCTATCTGATCGCCGAGATCGTGGTGATCCCGCTCTCCGGCTGGCTCGCACAGGTGTTCTCGGTGCGCATCTATCTGCTCACCAACGCCGCCCTGTTCCTGGTGTTCTCGGCGGCGTGCGCGCTGGCGCAGGACCTGCCGCAGATGATTGCGCTGCGCGCCGTGCAAGGCTTCACCGGCGGCGTGCTGATCCCGATGGCGTTCACGCTGATCATCACGCTGCTGCCGAAGGCCAAGCAGCCGATCGGACTGGCGCTGTTCGCGCTGTCGGCGACGTTCGCGCCGGCGATCGGCCCGACCATCGGCGGCTATCTCACCGAGAACTGGGGCTGGCAGTACATCTTCTATGTCAACCTGGTGCCGGGCGCGGTGATGATCGCGATGCTGTACGTCTCGCTCGATCCGAGCCCGATGAAGCTGTCGCTGATCCGCCACGGCGACTGGCTCGGCATCATCACCATGGCGATCGGCCTCGCCGCGCTGCAGACCGTGCTGGAGGAAGGCAACAAGGACGACTGGTTCGGCTCGCCCTTCGTCGTCCGCCTGTCGGTGATCGCTGCCGTCGCGCTGGTCGCCTTCCTGATCGTCGAATTCACCGTCGAGAAGCCGCTGCTCAATCTGCGCCTGCTCGCCCGCCGCAATTTCGGCTTCGGCATGCTGGCCAACTTCCTGCTCGGCATCGCGCTGTACGGCTCGGTGTTCATCCTGCCGCAGTACCTGTCGCGCATCCAGGGCTACAACGCCGAGCAGATCGGCATGGTGCTGGCATGGACCGGGCTGCCGCAGCTGGTGCTGATCCCGCTGGTGCCGCGGCTGATGCAGCGCTTCGATCCGCGCATCATCATCAGCGTCGGCTTCGCGCTGTTCGCCGGCTCCAACTTCATGAACATCTTCATGACCAACGACTATGCCACCGACCAGCTGTTCTGGCCCAACATCGTCCGTGCGATCGGCCAGGCGCTGGTGATGGCGCCGCTGTCGGCGGTTGCGACCGCGGGCATCGAGCTGGAGAACGCGGGCTCGGCCTCCGCGCTGTTCAACATGATGCGCAACCTCGGCGGCGCCGTCGGCATCGCCGTGCTGCAGACGCTGCTGACCAAGCGCGAGCAATATCATTCCAACGTGCTGATGCAGTCGGTCTCGCTGCTGGAACAGGCCACGCGCAGCCGGATTGAGCAGCTGACGCAGTATTTCATGAACCACGGCGTCGCCGACCAGGCCACGGCCGCCCACCGCGCTATCGCGGCGATCGGCAAGGTGGTGCAGAAGCAGGCCTACATCCTCGCCTTCAGTGATACCTTCTATCTGCTCGGCGTCGCGCTGATCATCGCACTGGCGGCGACACTGTTCCTGAAGAAGCCGGGCCAGCTCGCTGGCGGCGGTGCGCACTAA
- a CDS encoding carboxymuconolactone decarboxylase family protein, whose protein sequence is MKPRMNFYQAAPETIKALVAVENQIAASGLEQSLIELVKTRASQINGCAYCINMHTEDARKHGETEQRLYLLNAWRESPLYSERERAALAWTEALTLVSETHAPDADYEAVRAQFSDSELVNLTTLIGAINAWNRIAIGFRALHPVKAKAAA, encoded by the coding sequence ATGAAGCCTCGCATGAATTTCTACCAGGCCGCACCCGAGACCATCAAAGCGCTGGTCGCGGTGGAGAACCAGATCGCTGCGAGCGGCCTCGAGCAATCGCTGATCGAGCTGGTCAAGACCCGCGCCTCGCAGATCAACGGCTGCGCCTACTGCATCAACATGCACACCGAGGACGCCCGCAAGCATGGCGAGACCGAGCAGCGGCTTTATCTGCTCAACGCCTGGCGCGAATCCCCGCTCTACAGCGAGCGCGAGCGCGCGGCGCTGGCCTGGACCGAAGCGTTGACGCTGGTGTCCGAGACGCACGCACCGGACGCCGACTATGAAGCCGTGCGCGCCCAGTTCTCCGACAGCGAGCTCGTCAACCTGACCACGCTGATCGGCGCGATCAACGCCTGGAACCGGATCGCGATCGGCTTCCGCGCACTGCATCCGGTGAAGGCGAAGGCGGCGGCGTGA
- a CDS encoding Bug family tripartite tricarboxylate transporter substrate binding protein produces the protein MSHRNRLMVLLAAAGMLVSTAALAQDYPTKPITLIVPWPAGGSTDISMRAIAESASKVLGQPIAVDNKAGGGGTVGPATMAAGAKPDGYTIAQIPITVFRLPLMQEVSWDPAKDFSYIIHLTGYTFGVTTNAESQFKTWQDVVDFAKKNPGKVTYATPGTGTSLHVGMEQIALMAGIKLTQVPFKGGAETNAAVLGQHTMLQADSTGWRPLVDAGKLRLLMVWTGARSPNYPDVPTLKELGYPMVYDSPFGIAGPKGMDPKIVAKLHDAFKKAIEDPAVIATLAKYDMVPNYKSTEDYRKFVGEVTESERKVIDTLGLAKK, from the coding sequence ATGTCGCACCGCAATCGCTTGATGGTCCTGCTCGCCGCCGCCGGCATGCTGGTGTCAACAGCGGCGCTCGCGCAGGATTATCCGACCAAGCCGATCACGCTGATCGTGCCATGGCCGGCAGGCGGCTCGACCGATATCTCGATGCGCGCGATCGCCGAGAGCGCCTCGAAGGTGCTGGGCCAGCCGATCGCGGTCGACAACAAGGCCGGCGGCGGCGGCACCGTGGGTCCCGCGACGATGGCCGCCGGCGCCAAGCCCGACGGCTACACCATCGCCCAGATCCCGATCACCGTGTTCCGCCTGCCCTTGATGCAGGAGGTGTCCTGGGATCCGGCGAAGGATTTCTCCTACATCATTCACCTCACCGGCTACACCTTCGGCGTCACCACCAACGCGGAGTCGCAGTTCAAGACCTGGCAGGACGTGGTCGATTTCGCCAAGAAGAACCCGGGCAAGGTGACCTATGCGACGCCCGGCACCGGCACCTCGCTGCATGTCGGCATGGAGCAGATCGCCCTGATGGCCGGGATCAAGTTGACCCAGGTGCCGTTCAAGGGCGGCGCCGAGACCAATGCCGCCGTGCTCGGCCAGCACACCATGCTGCAGGCGGATTCCACCGGCTGGCGGCCGCTGGTCGATGCCGGCAAGCTCCGCCTGCTGATGGTGTGGACCGGCGCGCGCTCGCCGAACTATCCCGACGTGCCGACGCTGAAGGAGCTCGGCTACCCCATGGTCTATGACTCGCCGTTCGGCATCGCCGGCCCCAAGGGCATGGACCCCAAGATCGTCGCCAAGCTGCACGACGCCTTCAAGAAGGCGATCGAGGACCCGGCGGTGATCGCGACCCTCGCCAAATACGACATGGTGCCGAACTACAAGAGCACCGAGGACTACAGGAAATTCGTGGGCGAGGTCACCGAATCCG
- a CDS encoding amino acid ABC transporter substrate-binding protein: MTRKYLIGLALAAAVGASQAQAQELTGTLKNIKDTGAITLGYRDSSIPFSYLDDNQKPVGYAMDICYKIVDAVKKELKLDKLEVKLNPVTSATRIPLMANGTVDLECGSTTNNAERQKQVSFTNSHFLTASRYVTKKASKINSIDDLKGKTVVSTAGTTNIKQLTEANLARGLSVNIIPAKDHAEAFLMVETDRAVAFVMDDILLASLVAGSKSPDDYVISKDAFSKPEPYGIMLRKDDAPFKKVVDAATAALYTSAEGQKIYDKWFTQKIPPKGLNLNVPLGPEMKKQLAKPSDSPDPDAYLVN, encoded by the coding sequence ATGACACGCAAGTATCTGATCGGCCTCGCGCTCGCCGCCGCGGTCGGCGCGAGCCAGGCGCAAGCCCAGGAGCTGACCGGCACGCTGAAGAACATCAAGGACACCGGCGCGATCACGCTCGGCTACCGCGATTCCTCGATCCCGTTCTCCTATCTCGACGACAACCAGAAGCCGGTCGGCTATGCCATGGACATCTGCTACAAGATCGTCGATGCCGTGAAGAAGGAGCTGAAGCTCGACAAGCTCGAGGTCAAGCTCAACCCGGTGACCTCGGCGACGCGTATCCCGCTGATGGCCAACGGCACCGTCGACCTCGAATGCGGCTCGACCACCAACAATGCCGAGCGCCAGAAGCAGGTCTCCTTCACCAACAGCCACTTCCTGACCGCCAGCCGCTACGTCACCAAGAAGGCGAGCAAGATCAATTCGATCGACGATCTGAAGGGCAAGACGGTGGTCTCGACCGCCGGCACCACCAACATCAAGCAGCTCACCGAGGCCAACCTCGCGCGCGGGCTGAGCGTCAACATCATCCCGGCCAAGGATCATGCCGAGGCCTTCCTGATGGTCGAGACCGATCGCGCGGTCGCCTTCGTGATGGACGACATCCTGCTCGCGAGCCTCGTCGCCGGCTCGAAGTCGCCGGATGACTACGTGATCTCCAAGGACGCGTTCTCCAAGCCCGAGCCCTACGGCATCATGCTGCGCAAGGACGATGCGCCGTTCAAGAAGGTCGTCGACGCCGCCACCGCCGCGCTCTACACCAGCGCCGAGGGCCAGAAGATCTACGACAAGTGGTTCACCCAGAAGATTCCGCCGAAGGGCCTGAACCTCAACGTGCCGCTCGGGCCGGAGATGAAGAAGCAGCTTGCCAAGCCGTCGGATTCACCGGATCCGGATGCGTATCTGGTCAACTGA
- a CDS encoding HlyD family secretion protein, with amino-acid sequence MSTTTYVPEESAKIGLRPSRKTVKRVTLGLAAIIGAAVAADFGYDYVTTGRYLETTDDAYVKADSTIIAPKVSGYIARVLVTDNQPVKAGQLLAEIDDRDYRTALGQAKADVDAATASVRNLDAQLELQQPIIDQSTADVTAAEANLKFAQEEQTRYDGLMKSGSGTIQRAQQTDAALRANTAQLQHARSALSAAQRKVDVLTTQRAQAAAQVDRARAVEQQAELNLSYARITAPVDGTVGARTLRVGQYVQAGTQLMAVVPLDAVYVVANFKETQLTHVRNGQPVELTVDSFRGTTLKGHVDSLSPASGLEFALLPPDNATGNFTKIVQRVPVKIVLDDHSLTGLLRPGMSAIPTVNTKATVLAERKEKRRLASATRANGG; translated from the coding sequence ATGTCGACCACCACTTATGTCCCTGAAGAATCGGCCAAAATCGGTCTCCGCCCGTCGCGGAAAACGGTCAAGCGGGTGACGCTCGGGCTCGCCGCAATCATCGGCGCCGCCGTGGCAGCCGACTTTGGCTACGACTACGTCACCACCGGCCGCTACCTCGAAACCACCGACGACGCCTATGTGAAGGCGGACTCCACGATCATCGCCCCGAAGGTCTCGGGCTACATCGCCCGCGTGCTGGTCACCGACAACCAGCCGGTGAAGGCCGGCCAGCTGCTGGCCGAGATCGACGACCGCGATTACCGCACCGCGCTCGGCCAGGCCAAGGCCGATGTCGACGCCGCCACAGCCTCGGTGCGCAACCTCGATGCCCAGCTCGAACTGCAGCAGCCGATCATCGACCAGAGCACGGCCGACGTCACCGCCGCCGAGGCCAACCTGAAATTCGCCCAGGAAGAGCAGACCCGCTACGACGGGCTGATGAAGTCCGGCTCCGGGACCATTCAGCGCGCGCAACAGACCGACGCGGCGCTGCGGGCCAACACCGCGCAATTGCAGCACGCGAGGTCGGCGCTGTCGGCGGCGCAACGCAAGGTCGACGTGTTGACCACGCAGCGCGCCCAGGCCGCAGCGCAGGTGGACCGCGCTCGCGCGGTCGAACAGCAGGCCGAGCTCAACCTGTCCTACGCGCGGATCACCGCGCCGGTCGACGGCACGGTCGGCGCCCGCACGCTGCGCGTCGGGCAATATGTGCAGGCCGGCACCCAGCTGATGGCGGTGGTGCCGCTCGATGCGGTCTATGTGGTCGCCAATTTCAAGGAGACGCAGCTGACCCATGTGCGCAACGGCCAGCCGGTCGAGCTCACCGTCGACAGTTTTCGCGGCACCACACTGAAGGGCCATGTCGACAGCCTGTCGCCGGCCAGCGGCCTCGAATTCGCGCTGCTGCCGCCCGACAACGCCACCGGCAATTTCACCAAGATCGTGCAGCGCGTGCCGGTGAAGATCGTGCTCGACGATCACAGCCTCACCGGATTGCTGCGCCCGGGCATGTCGGCGATCCCGACCGTCAACACCAAGGCAACGGTGCTGGCCGAGCGCAAAGAGAAGCGGCGGCTGGCGTCGGCAACGCGGGCGAACGGCGGGTAA